ACGAAGCAGCCATCTCCCACGAACTCGAAAAGACCGACGACAAGAGACCCTAGCTGTATTGATCACGAGCGGTGTCAACACTGGCCGGGCTCGATCATGGCTGGCTGGTCGGCGCCGAGCCGCAGATCATGGCTCCACCGCCTTCCAGCAGAAGTTCGGTGTCGCGCCCACCCCGATCGAGACCACCCTGAGTCAGACCCTGGAGTGGTACCGGGGTTTCCTCGCCACTCTGGCAGAGAGCTGAAGCCTGCGGATGGTCCGCGTACGCGGTACCGAAAGCAGACCCGCTCAGAGATCAAGCGACTCAGGTCCGAGCGGGCTCGCTGGTGATGGCCCTCAGGCAGCTCAGCGTCCCCGGCGGGGCTCCTTTCGGCTGGCCTGGTCTGGCCCAACCCCCCGAGTTTGTGCGCACACCAACCACCTCGATGACGAAAAAGAAGCACCGAGAAGGGAACACTCTGATGATTCGCCACTGCGTCCGCTTCACTTTCAAGCCCGGCACGACGCCGCAACAGCTCGAAAACGCCCTTGCCAGCCTGCGCTACCAGGGCGAGGTCATCCCCTCCGTACAGTCATTCCTCGTCGGCCGCGACCACGGCGGCGCGTATGAGTGGGGTGCCACCTTTCAGATAGCGGACCTGGAGGGCTACTGGGAGTACCTCATCCACGACGCCCACCGTCGCACCGACGAGATCGGGCTGCCCTTGGTCGACAAGTTCGTTTCCTTCGACATCACTGACGACCTCGACCCCGAGATCGGCAAGGCCATCGCCGCCCTCCACCAGCGCCGTTACGACAGCGACCCCGACCTCACCGAACTCGTCTCCAACATCAACCAGTACGAAGGCAGCGCCGCCCCCGGCCCCCACGCAGCCTGACACTCAGCCGAGCGACGAGCTGTCGGCGAGTTCCTTGCAGTCGGTCCGCCAGCCCCCTCTCCCCCGCCCTCGCCCTTGCCCTTGCCCTCGCACCGCTGACCGCGTGCGAGGGCTGTGAGAGGCCCTTCGGCCATGCCCCATAAGAGGTGTCACGCACCGCGCCCGGCGCGGACCCGTTCCCGTACGGAGGTCAGTGGGCGAACCGTTCCGGTCCGGGGGGACGGGCGCATGAACAGCGTGACGAGCACGGCGATCCCGCACACTCCGGCGGCGACGAGCGTCGTCGTGTGCATGGCGCTGAGGAACGTCGGCGCGGCGGCGTTCGTCGCCGCGGCATCGCCCGTGGCGAGGGCCGAGGCGAGCGACTCCGCCGCGGTCCGGCGGACGCCCGCCGGGCTGTCGGCGAGCCGGTCGGTCATCATGCCCGCGTACCGGGACCACAGGATCGATCCGAGGACCGCCACCCCGAGCGCGCTGCCCAGCTGGCGAAGGGTATTGAGCAGCGCTGATCCCGCCCCCGCTCGGTCCATGGGCACGGAGGACGAGGCCAGGGTCGTGCCGGGCGCCAGGACGAGCGCGAAGCCGAGTTGCAGGGTGAACGCGTCCACGACGAACCACGCGGGGCTGGTGTGGGCGCCAAGCCCGGCCACGCCGGCGAACGCCACGCCCATGAGCGCGGTGCCGACAGCGATCGTCGTCCGGGCGCCGAACCGTCGCGTCGCCCGCTGTGAGAGCGGGGCCCCGACCACCAGGCCCGCCGACAGCGGAATGAAGAGCAGCCCTGTCTGCAACGGCGTGAATCCGCGCACCTGTTGGAGGTAGAAGGTCGTGAAGTACAGGTAGCCGAAGACGACGAAGGAGCCGAGCGTCAGGGCCACCGCGGCGGTGGTGAACGAGGCGTGCTTGAAGAGGCGGACGTCCAGGAGCGGCTCACGGTGGCGCACCTCGGCCAGGGCGAGTACGGCCAGCACGGCCAGGCCGACGGCCGCGGGCAGCCAGGTTCCCAGGTAGGCCCAGCCGTCGTCGGTGGCGTGCACCACTCCGAACACGAGCAGGCCGATACCCGCCAAGGACGCGGCGACGGGCATCATGCGCAGCTGTCCGACGCCGCTCGTCGGCGTCTTCGGAATCCATGCCCAGGTCGCGGCGAGGCCGAGGAGGGCGAACAGTGCGACGAGTTCGAGGACGGAGCCCCACCACATGCCCGCGCTCAGCAGCGCGCCGCCGAGGAGCGGGCCGAGCGAGATGGACAGGCCTGAGGCGGCCGCCCACGAGGCGATGGCCCGGGCCCGTCGCTCGGGCCGGAAGATCCGCAGGATCACCGCGAGGGTGGCGGGCATGATGGTGGCCGCGGCCACGCCCATGAGCGCGCGGAGAATGATGATGCCCAGGGCCGAATCTAGGAATCCGGCCACTGCCGTCGTCACGGCGAAGGCGGCTGTTCCCCAGGCCAGGAGGCGCTTCAGGCCGAACCTGTCACCGGCACTTCCCGCCACGGGCAGGAAACCGGCGAAGGTGAGGGTGTAGGCGTTCAGGAACCATTGCTGTTCGGTATTGCTTGCACCGAGTTCGCTCTGCATCGTGGGCAACGCCACGTTGAGGATGGTGCTGCCCAGCAGCACCGCCGAGACCGTGAGCGTGAGCGCGAGCAGCGCGCGGAAGGGGCGGACGGGGGGCGGTTCAGTGGTCTGTTCGGTGTTGCTCATCGCGCGCGTGCCTGCTTCCCGTCGGGCTTTCTGTCAGGCAGGGCGACCACGCACTCGACCTCGATCAGGAACTCCGGGGCGAACAGCTTCGCCACACCCACCAGAGTCGACGAGGGCGGCGGCGAACCGTGCAGAGCGCCCAGGATGTGCGGGATCAGATGCGGCTCGTAGTCCACGACGTAGATCGTCTCCTTGACGATGTCCTGCCGCTGCGCGCCGAGGGCATCAAGCAGACGGTCGACACGGCGGGCCACCTGCGTGGCCTGCGCCGCATGATCTCCTTCCCCGACGACGC
The sequence above is a segment of the Streptomyces sp. Je 1-369 genome. Coding sequences within it:
- a CDS encoding MFS transporter, which encodes MSNTEQTTEPPPVRPFRALLALTLTVSAVLLGSTILNVALPTMQSELGASNTEQQWFLNAYTLTFAGFLPVAGSAGDRFGLKRLLAWGTAAFAVTTAVAGFLDSALGIIILRALMGVAAATIMPATLAVILRIFRPERRARAIASWAAASGLSISLGPLLGGALLSAGMWWGSVLELVALFALLGLAATWAWIPKTPTSGVGQLRMMPVAASLAGIGLLVFGVVHATDDGWAYLGTWLPAAVGLAVLAVLALAEVRHREPLLDVRLFKHASFTTAAVALTLGSFVVFGYLYFTTFYLQQVRGFTPLQTGLLFIPLSAGLVVGAPLSQRATRRFGARTTIAVGTALMGVAFAGVAGLGAHTSPAWFVVDAFTLQLGFALVLAPGTTLASSSVPMDRAGAGSALLNTLRQLGSALGVAVLGSILWSRYAGMMTDRLADSPAGVRRTAAESLASALATGDAAATNAAAPTFLSAMHTTTLVAAGVCGIAVLVTLFMRPSPRTGTVRPLTSVRERVRAGRGA
- a CDS encoding Dabb family protein, giving the protein MIRHCVRFTFKPGTTPQQLENALASLRYQGEVIPSVQSFLVGRDHGGAYEWGATFQIADLEGYWEYLIHDAHRRTDEIGLPLVDKFVSFDITDDLDPEIGKAIAALHQRRYDSDPDLTELVSNINQYEGSAAPGPHAA
- a CDS encoding RidA family protein, with protein sequence MIHRIEPDGVFGLPDLVSQISVPAGQKLAFLSGQVAWDEQGRVVGEGDHAAQATQVARRVDRLLDALGAQRQDIVKETIYVVDYEPHLIPHILGALHGSPPPSSTLVGVAKLFAPEFLIEVECVVALPDRKPDGKQARAR